A genomic region of Anopheles coustani chromosome 3, idAnoCousDA_361_x.2, whole genome shotgun sequence contains the following coding sequences:
- the LOC131266790 gene encoding diphthine methyltransferase, producing the protein MVQLGFKTLVSYDTEQSADSVEWCPHEGWQNIFVCGTYQLERDDATSTANREGRILLHKYDADGPEPLVLLQTIQRKAVLDQKWNPIYTDRLAVAGADGSVAVYRLDLAEDPRLELQSSAILRGEETDGRNILALALEWSSDGKRLVATDSHGCVEVFSFGDTALLPIHNWKGHGFEAWTCTFSQHHEDVVYSGGDDTFLCAYDIRCPKEPVLKTKNKSHTAGVTSLLSPKHKDHALLTGSYDEMIRIFDDRQLKHNVAEHGLNGGVWRLRSNPQGHPERILCACMYHNFSVVELTTNGTFELIGEYGEHESICYGCDWQRIESKENVRNIIATCSFYDHKLCVVEVS; encoded by the exons ATGGTACAGCTTGGCTTCAAAACGCTTGTCTCGTATGATACCGAACAATCGGCCGATTCAGTCGAATGGTGTCCTCACGAAGGATGGCAAAATATATTTGTCTGCGGTACTTATCAGCTCGAACGCGACGATGCCACGTCAACGGCTAACCGGGAGGGTAGAATTCTTCTACACAAGTATGATGCTGATGGTCCGGAACCGCTAGTCCTACTACAAACTATTCAGCGTAAGGCTGTTCTGGATCAAAAGTGGAATCCCATCTACACGGATCGACTAGCTGTAGCTGGGGCTGATGGATCAGTTGCCGTTTATAGGCTGGATCTGGCGGAAGACCCGCGACTTGAGCTGCAATCATCAGCCATCCTACGAGGCGAAGAGACGGATGGCCGTAACATATTGGCGCTGGCCCTTGAATGGAGCTCCGATGGTAAACGACTCGTTGCTACTGATTCACATGGGTGTGTAGAAGTATTCAGTTTTGGCGATACGGCTCTGCTACCCATACACAACTGGAAAGGACATGGCTTCGAAGCATGGACATGCACGTTCAGCCAGCACCATGAGGATGTCGTTTATAGCG GTGGAGACGATACCTTCCTTTGCGCCTACGATATACGATGCCCAAAGGAACCtgttttaaaaacgaaaaacaaaagccataCCGCAGGAGTAACCTCTCTATTGTCTCCGAAGCACAAAGATCATGCTTTACTTACGGGTAGTTACGACGAAATGATACGGATCTTCGACGACCGGCAGCTGAAACACAATGTAGCCGAGCATGGGCTAAACGGTGGTGTTTGGCGTTTGCGATCGAATCCACAAGGACATCCGGAAAGGATTTTGTGTGCTTGCATGTACCATAACTTCAGTGTGGTTGAGCTTACGACAAACGGTACTTTTGAACTTATTGGAGAGTATGGAGAGCATGAAAGCATTTGCTACGGTTGCGATTGGCAACGTATAGAAAGCAAGGAAAATGTCAGGAACATTATCGCGACATGTTCATTCTACGATCATAAATTGTGTGTTGTTGAAGTAAGTTAA
- the LOC131260853 gene encoding probable serine/threonine-protein kinase fhkB, whose amino-acid sequence MNAPYPPPNTCYTDIKQGILSYTLPIRTEISDIPGPPISLLPVAEKSPPSQNRKKRRAYVNESEEARARRLARNAERMRQKRATETEEEYRRRLAKNAESNRRKRQNETDLERTIRHARSAARERLRRAMETPEQRAVRLAKLAERMRVSRANETPDQRAMRLAKNAAKAKERLLKESPEQWIERKRKKAEYARRKRSGGPLSSSAGSSSSNDAAVHSALTSPELSFSQVSSSHSYVPDLGHSSLSVAGTATPPDVKDIKLIASPKGQQDPQAQLPEQIYSTPQLSFMTTELKPPEYLHSVQHPVTTLQSDLSCPSNLYKFHILPYSIPPGAVSVPSSTSGLQHPGHTDYKSKCVSTTQYRTYSSDDCEHRYVRGVTHRNMNGFFQINTYYNEFKQEPGAAYAPAPIQQPSQQQQQQQQQQQQQQQQQERLVGRVVIEQPPVSQQGKPETSAKNQQRFLHESEEARAKRLARNAERMRQKRAAETEEQSRKRMAENAERMRRKRASESEEEYRTRMERNAAFKMTEEYRRRLAENAERNRRRRQNESELEKSIRRARSAARERLRRAMETPEQRALRLAKLAERMRMTRERLWREIETPEQRAERLAKLAERMRIARANETPEQRAIRLAKNAARARQRFLNESPEQWIERKRKKAEYARQKRAAAAALGANGAPSATSTTSQNPGIMQQHQQPSMDSCTFPGQAPATLPETILHTTIPLATGSTSNSAPASTYVMNVKDGSKLAISTKTEQTASLQLHSEQVYPPPQVLFSGVEFKPHELLNGQHLAMQTDPNCPSNLYKLHLLPYPFGSSASGDQSTNYKNK is encoded by the exons ATGAATGCACCGTATCCGCCACCAAACACCTGCTACACGGACATTAAGCAGGGCATTCTATCGTACACCTTGCCCATACGTACCGAGATTAGCGATATTCCTGGGCCACCCATAAGCCTACTGCCCGTGGCGGAAAAATCCCCGCCGAGCCAGAACAGGAAGAAGCGCCGGGCGTACGTAAACGAAAGCGAGGAAGCTCGCGCCAGAAGGCTGGCTAGAAACGCAGAAAGGATGCGCCAGAAGCGTGCCACCGAGACGGAGGAAGAGTATCGCCGCAGGTTGGCGAAAAATGCCGAAAGCAACCGACGGAAGCGTCAAAATGAGACTGACCTGGAACGTACCATACGGCACGCACGCAGTGCTGCCCGAGAGCGTCTACGACGGGCGATGGAAACACCGGAGCAGCGCGCGGTGCGATTGGCAAAGCTGGCCGAGAGGATGCGTGTCTCGCGGGCAAACGAAACACCGGATCAGCGAGCAATGCGGTTGGCAAAAAACGCGGCGAAAGCAAAGGAACGTTTGTTGAAGGAATCACCAGAGCAGTGGATAGAACGGAAGCGGAAGAAGGCTGAATACGCACGGCGAAAGCGAAGCGGAGGCCCGTTGAGCAGCTCCGCcggaagtagtagtagtaatgATGCCGCTGTGCACAGTGCACTTACATCACCTGAACTTTCATTCAGCCAGGTGTCGAGTAGTCACAGTTATGTGCCGGATCTTGGCCATTCGTCTTTGTCGGTAGCAGGTACGGCAACGCCACCGGATGTTAAAGATATCAAGCTAATAGCATCTCCCAAAGGCCAGCAGGATCCCCAGGCACAGCTTCCCGAACAAATCTACAGCACTCCGCAACTCTCTTTCATGACGACGGAGTTAAAACCACCGGAATACTTACACAGCGTCCAGCATCCGGTGACTACATTGCAATCAGATCTTTCATGCCCTAGCAATTTGTACAAGTTTCACATTTTACCCTATTCTATTCCGCCTGGTGCAGTTTCGGTTCCATCGAGCACTAGCGGTCTGCAACACCCCGGCCACACCGActataaaagtaaat GTGTTTCTACCACCCAATACCGAACTTACTCCTCTGACGATTGCGAACATCGGTATGTTAGAGGAGTAACGCATCGAAATATGAATGGATTTTTCCAAATAAATACATACTACAATGAGTTTAAGCAAGAACCTGGTGCTGCATATGCACCAGCACCGATCCAACAGCcgagccagcagcagcagcagcagcagcagcaacaacaacagcagcagcaacaacaggaaCGTCTCGTCGGGCGTGTGGTCATCGAGCAGCCGCCTGTGAGCCAGCAGGGCAAACCAGAAACATCAGCTAAAAATCAACAGCGGTTTTTGCACGAAAGTGAAGAGGCCCGAGCGAAACGATTGGCCCGCAACGCTGAACGGATGCGCCAGAAGCGTGCCGCCGAAACCGAAGAGCAAAGCCGCAAGCGCATGGCCGAGAACGCGGAGCGTATGCGAAGAAAAAGAGCCTCCGAATCAGAAGAAGAGTATCGAACCAGGATGGAGCGAAATGCGGCGTTCAAAATGACCGAGGAGTATAGGCGCCGGTTGGCAGAAAACGCAGAACGCAATCGGAGGCGCCGACAGAACGAAAGTGAGCTAGAGAAAAGCATAAGGCGGGCCCGAAGCGCCGCCCGGGAACGACTGCGAAGGGCAATGGAAACGCCGGAACAGCGTGCACTACGGCTGGCAAAGCTCGCCGAAAGGATGCGCATGACCCGTGAACGGCTTTGGAGGGAGATCGAAACACCAGAACAGCGGGCAGAACGTTTGGCGAAGCTTGCGGAACGGATGCGCATAGCACGAGCGAACGAAACACCGGAACAGCGTGCGATTCGGTTGGCCAAGAATGCCGCACGTGCCCGGCAACGTTTTCTCAACGAATCTCCAGAGCAGTGGATAGAAAGGAAGCGTAAAAAGGCAGAGTATGCCCGGCAGAAACGAGCCGCAGCAGCTGCTCTCGGAGCCAATGGGGCACCATCCGCAACCAGCACAACGTCCCAGAATCCGGGCATCatgcaacagcaccagcaaccATCGATGGACTCATGCACTTTCCCAGGCCAGGCCCCAGCAACGTTGCCAGAAACGATACTGCACACAACGATCCCGCTTGCCACGGGAAGCACTTCGAATTCAGCTCCTGCATCGACTTATGTAATGAACGTAAAGGATGGTAGTAAGCTTGCGATTTCGACAAAAACTGAACAAACTGCATCATTGCAGCTACACTCGGAACAAGTGTACCCCCCGCCACAGGTATTATTTAGTGGCGTTGAATTTAAACCTCACGAGCTGCTGAACGGACAACATTTAGCCATGCAAACGGACCCAAATTGTCCCAGTAATCTGTACAAGCTGCACCTTTTACCGTATCCATTCGGTTCGTCTGCTTCTGGAGACCAGTCcacaaattacaaaaataagtag
- the LOC131272732 gene encoding uncharacterized protein LOC131272732 has translation MDYVDIQAVESKLTDVTVTPIPMIKNAHSSSSGGSGSYNSNNTASITITPQTNHRSNNHNSIAVNDGTSGPLALTVGSNNAANLVAPVTTFNHFPNNSGLSKYAQLLMVIEEMGRDLRPTYSGSRNSAERLKRLIVHARILVRECLVETERSARQ, from the coding sequence ATGGACTACGTCGACATACAAGCCGTAGAATCGAAACTGACAGACGTGACTGTGACGCCGATACCAATGATTAAAAATGCCCATTCCAGCAGCAGCGGTGGCAGCGGCAGCTACAATAGCAACAATACAGCAAGTATCACCATAACGCCGCAAACAAACCATCGCAGCAACAACCACAATTCGATCGCCGTAAACGACGGTACGTCGGGGCCATTAGCACTGACGGTGGGGTCGAACAACGCCGCGAATCTGGTGGCACCGGTTACTACCTTCAACCATTTCCCAAACAATTCGGGCCTTTCGAAGTACGCCCAGCTGCTGATGGTCATCGAAGAGATGGGGCGCGACTTGCGCCCCACGTACTCCGGAAGCCGCAACTCGGCCGAACGGTTGAAGCGCCTTATCGTGCACGCCCGCATACTGGTACGGGAATGCTTGGTTGAAACGGAGCGCTCGGCAAGACAGTAG
- the LOC131266781 gene encoding myosin-M heavy chain-like yields MNGFFQINQYYNDIKQEVVVPYTATTVAASSTLPPAVQHTLHQPVTTVSDESSVDKAGSLTKSQRRFLHESPEARAKRLARNAERMRQKRAAESEEEYRKRMAQNAERMRKKRAAETEEEYRRRMEKNSESKSCEEYQMRLAKNAERNRLRRQNETELERSLRRARSAARERLRRAMETPEQRAIRLAKLAERMRYSRATETPEQRAHRLAKNAAKAKERLQNETPEQWIDRKRKKAEYARQKRSAAAEAAKLGLSPTCSSSSSTSSSTSLSVSTNGDVGFSQAPNTTYSLDPNQPITQASIVSLPTATVDLKDVKLIAPHKVVTQSLQLPEQIYATSHIPFTGADLKPPEFLTNTSHHGQTIVQPDLYKFHILPYTFSPTAGAVHPTQADYKSK; encoded by the coding sequence ATGAATGGATTCTTTCAAATAAATCAGTACTATAATGATATTAAGCAAGAAGTTGTGGTCCCATATACAGCAACAACAGTAGCTGCCTCATCCACTCTACCGCCAGCTGTACAGCATACGCTCCACCAGCCAGTGACCACGGTCAGCGATGAGAGTTCGGTAGATAAAGCGGGTAGCCTGACCAAAAGCCAGCGTCGGTTTCTTCATGAAAGTCCCGAGGCACGTGCAAAACGATTAGCTCGGAACGCCGAGCGGATGCGCCAGAAGCGTGCCGCTGAATCTGAGGAGGAGTATCGCAAGCGTATGGCCCAGAATGCAGAAAGGATGCGAAAGAAGCGTGCTGCCGAAACAGAAGAGGAATACCGCAgacggatggaaaaaaacagcgAAAGTAAGTCGTGTGAGGAATACCAGATGCGTTTAGCTAAGAACGCCGAACGTAATAGGCTGCGGCGGCAAAATGAGACTGAATTAGAACGCAGTTTACGCAGGGCCCGTAGTGCTGCCCGCGAGCGTCTCAGGCGTGCGATGGAGACACCGGAACAGAGGGCCATCCGACTAGCAAAGTTAGCTGAGCGGATGCGTTACTCCCGGGCGACGGAAACCCCGGAGCAACGGGCGCATCGTTTGGCCAAAAACGCTGCCAAGGCCAAAGAGCGCCTACAAAACGAAACACCCGAACAATGGATTGACCGGAAACGAAAGAAGGCCGAATATGCCCGCCAGAAACGGAGTGCAGCCGCTGAAGCCGCTAAATTGGGACTCTCGCCGACCTGCAGCTCATCAAGTAGCACCAGCTCTTCCACCAGCCTCAGCGTATCTACGAACGGTGACGTCGGTTTCAGTCAAGCACCCAACACCACGTACAGCCTCGACCCGAACCAACCTATCACGCAGGCATCTATCGTCAGTTTACCCACGGCAACGGTAGACCTGAAGGATGTAAAGCTAATAGCACCGCACAAGGTGGTAACACAATCGCTTCAACTGCCCGAACAAATCTATGCCACATCGCATATCCCGTTCACTGGGGCCGACCTGAAACCCCCGGAATTTCTAACAAACACCAGTCACCACGGACAGACCATCGTGCAGCCTGACCTGTACAAGTTTCACATTCTTCCGTACACGTTCTCCCCTACGGCCGGAGCCGTACACCCTACACAAGCAGATTATAAAAGTAAATAG